The proteins below come from a single Limnobaculum xujianqingii genomic window:
- the thrS gene encoding threonine--tRNA ligase encodes MPVITLPDGSQRQYDHAVSVMDIARDIGPGLAKACIAGRINGERIDACDLIENDANLEIITAKDDDGLEIIRHSCAHLLGHAIKQLWPDTKMAIGPTIDNGFYYDVDIDRTLNQEDIDLLEQRMMELVKKDYDVIKKKVSWQEARDTFESRGEIYKLRILDENISRDAHPALYHHEEYIDMCRGPHVPNMRFCHNFKLQKVSGAYWRGDSNNKMLQRIYGTAWADKKQLAAYLLRLEEAAKRDHRRIGKQLDLYHMQEEAPGMVFWHNDGWTIFRELEAFVRMKLREYDYQEVKGPFMMDRVLWEKTGHWENYKEAMFTTSSENREYCIKPMNCPGHVQIFNQGLKSYRDLPLRMAEFGSCHRNEPSGSLHGLMRVRGFTQDDAHIFCTEEQVREEVTSCIKMVYDLYSTFGFENISVKLSTRPAKRIGTDAMWDRAEHDLAEALTANGLEFDYQPGEGAFYGPKIEFTLHDSLDRAWQCGTVQLDFSLPERLSASFVGEDNERHVPVMIHRAILGSLERFIGILTEECAGFFPTWLAPQQVVVMNITDAQAGYVEELTKKLQAAGIRAKADLRNEKIGFKIREHTLRRVPYMLVCGDKEVEAGKIAVRTRRGKDLGSLDVSYVIEKLQQEIRSRSLNQLEE; translated from the coding sequence ATGCCAGTTATTACTCTTCCTGATGGAAGCCAACGTCAGTATGACCATGCTGTTTCAGTTATGGATATTGCTCGTGATATCGGTCCCGGTCTGGCTAAAGCCTGTATCGCCGGTCGTATTAACGGTGAGCGCATTGACGCTTGCGATCTGATTGAAAACGACGCCAATCTGGAAATTATTACCGCCAAAGATGATGATGGCCTGGAAATTATCCGCCACTCATGTGCGCATCTGTTAGGCCACGCAATCAAACAGCTTTGGCCTGATACTAAAATGGCAATTGGTCCAACCATTGATAATGGTTTTTACTACGACGTTGATATCGACAGGACGTTAAATCAGGAAGATATTGATCTGCTTGAACAGCGCATGATGGAGCTGGTTAAGAAAGATTACGACGTAATCAAGAAAAAGGTTAGCTGGCAAGAAGCACGGGATACTTTCGAATCTCGTGGTGAAATTTATAAATTACGTATTCTTGATGAAAACATCAGCCGTGACGCTCATCCGGCGCTGTATCATCATGAAGAATATATCGACATGTGTCGTGGTCCACACGTGCCGAACATGCGTTTCTGTCATAACTTTAAGCTGCAAAAAGTTTCCGGAGCTTACTGGCGTGGTGACAGCAATAATAAAATGCTGCAGCGTATTTATGGCACCGCATGGGCTGATAAAAAACAATTAGCGGCTTATTTGCTGCGTCTGGAAGAAGCTGCCAAGCGTGACCATCGCCGTATCGGTAAGCAGCTTGACCTGTATCATATGCAGGAAGAAGCGCCGGGTATGGTGTTCTGGCACAACGATGGCTGGACAATTTTCCGCGAGCTGGAAGCCTTTGTGCGTATGAAGCTCAGAGAATACGATTATCAGGAAGTGAAAGGGCCATTTATGATGGACCGCGTGCTGTGGGAAAAAACCGGGCACTGGGAAAACTATAAAGAAGCTATGTTCACAACTTCTTCAGAGAACCGTGAATACTGTATTAAGCCAATGAATTGCCCGGGACACGTGCAGATTTTCAATCAGGGTCTAAAATCATATCGTGACCTGCCGTTGAGAATGGCTGAGTTTGGTAGCTGCCATCGTAATGAACCTTCTGGTTCTCTGCATGGTTTAATGCGAGTTCGTGGCTTTACTCAGGACGATGCGCATATTTTCTGTACCGAAGAGCAGGTGAGAGAAGAAGTAACCAGCTGTATTAAAATGGTTTACGATCTGTATAGCACTTTTGGTTTTGAAAATATTAGTGTAAAACTATCAACTCGCCCTGCAAAGCGCATTGGTACTGATGCTATGTGGGACAGAGCCGAGCACGATCTGGCCGAAGCATTGACAGCGAACGGTCTGGAATTTGATTATCAGCCGGGCGAAGGGGCATTTTACGGTCCTAAAATTGAATTTACTTTGCATGATAGTTTGGATCGTGCATGGCAGTGTGGTACTGTGCAGCTCGACTTTTCATTACCAGAGCGTTTAAGCGCTTCTTTTGTTGGTGAAGATAACGAGCGTCACGTGCCGGTGATGATTCACCGCGCCATTTTAGGTTCATTAGAACGCTTTATCGGTATTCTGACTGAAGAATGTGCAGGTTTCTTCCCGACATGGTTGGCTCCGCAGCAAGTAGTGGTAATGAATATTACCGATGCTCAGGCCGGATATGTCGAAGAATTAACGAAAAAACTTCAGGCTGCTGGCATTCGTGCTAAAGCGGACTTGAGAAATGAGAAAATAGGCTTTAAAATCCGCGAACATACTCTACGACGTGTGCCCTATATGTTAGTCTGCGGCGAC
- a CDS encoding DUF2071 domain-containing protein: protein MQIPLFFEDFLHPQPKPTGIDVFCRLKHFSIITYAIDPQRFDGLISERFKLDTIMIDGQEKGLLSVVPFVDVDFTSAVYPFPKFTMGQTNYRIYVIDTVTGEKCVWFLGTTLDSWTLFVPRLLWNLPWYSGKVMFDCEYDEKLACYTKYRMETQAEWASASVELAHNLDDTITLPGFPDLETGMVYLTHPLNGFFYRRDGKLGSYQVWHKQLNVSPGRLINARFDLLIRLGLLTESEQQSPYNVLIYPINEFTVYLPPRQVR, encoded by the coding sequence GTGCAGATACCACTATTTTTTGAAGATTTCCTTCATCCTCAACCTAAGCCAACAGGCATTGATGTTTTTTGTCGACTGAAACACTTTTCCATTATCACGTATGCAATAGATCCCCAGCGGTTTGACGGTTTGATTTCAGAACGTTTTAAACTGGATACCATTATGATTGATGGTCAGGAGAAAGGGCTATTGTCAGTGGTACCTTTCGTTGATGTCGATTTTACCTCTGCGGTTTATCCTTTCCCAAAATTTACCATGGGACAAACCAACTATCGCATTTATGTGATTGATACGGTAACAGGAGAGAAATGCGTCTGGTTTTTGGGCACGACACTGGATTCGTGGACGCTGTTTGTTCCCCGGCTATTATGGAATTTGCCCTGGTACAGTGGAAAAGTCATGTTTGACTGTGAATATGACGAAAAACTGGCTTGCTATACTAAATACCGAATGGAAACTCAGGCAGAATGGGCATCAGCCAGTGTGGAGCTAGCTCATAACCTTGATGATACGATTACGCTTCCCGGATTTCCCGATCTGGAAACCGGCATGGTTTATCTGACTCATCCACTGAACGGATTTTTTTATCGTCGTGATGGAAAATTGGGTAGTTATCAGGTCTGGCATAAACAGCTTAATGTCTCACCAGGGCGCCTGATAAACGCACGTTTTGACCTGTTAATCCGATTAGGATTACTGACTGAATCTGAACAACAATCCCCCTATAACGTATTAATTTATCCGATTAATGAATTTACCGTTTATCTTCCACCACGACAGGTTCGTTAA
- a CDS encoding fructosamine kinase family protein, giving the protein MWQSVSRLLSEYLGEAYTITEKEELSGGDIHHARRVSNGKKEVFIKYDTRDILPIFNAEFDQLTALAKSGTVRVPEVYGVGYDRDFSFLLLEYLPLKPLDAHHAYCLGQQLARLHQWSDQPQFGLDFDSDLATTPQPNRWQRYWNVFFAEQRIGWQLQLADEKGLHYGDIDTIIDIVSHRLKSHHPQPSLLHGDLWPANCGVSAVGPIIFDPACYWGDRECDLAMLPLYPDLPPQIYDGYQSVWPLPASFIDRQPLYQLYYLLNRANLFGGEHIQVAQQAVEQLFGDEL; this is encoded by the coding sequence ATGTGGCAATCCGTCAGTCGTTTATTAAGTGAGTATCTGGGTGAGGCTTATACAATTACTGAAAAGGAGGAGCTATCAGGAGGTGATATTCATCATGCTCGCCGGGTAAGCAACGGCAAAAAAGAGGTTTTTATCAAGTATGACACGCGGGATATTCTACCTATCTTCAATGCGGAGTTCGATCAGCTTACGGCTTTAGCTAAGAGTGGTACGGTTCGGGTACCAGAGGTTTATGGTGTTGGTTACGATCGAGACTTTAGCTTTCTGTTGCTGGAATATCTGCCGTTAAAACCATTGGATGCCCATCATGCTTATTGTTTGGGACAGCAATTGGCTCGATTACACCAGTGGAGTGACCAACCTCAGTTTGGGTTGGATTTTGACAGTGATTTGGCAACCACGCCACAGCCTAACCGCTGGCAGCGTTACTGGAATGTGTTCTTTGCCGAACAGCGCATCGGGTGGCAGCTTCAACTGGCCGATGAAAAAGGGCTACACTATGGCGATATTGATACCATTATCGATATTGTCAGCCATCGACTAAAAAGCCATCATCCACAACCATCTTTACTTCACGGCGACTTATGGCCAGCAAACTGTGGTGTAAGTGCGGTGGGGCCGATAATCTTTGATCCGGCATGCTACTGGGGCGATCGTGAGTGTGATTTAGCTATGTTGCCGCTGTATCCTGATTTACCACCGCAAATATACGATGGCTATCAGAGCGTTTGGCCGTTACCTGCCAGCTTTATCGATCGCCAACCGTTATATCAACTTTACTATTTATTAAACCGGGCCAATTTATTTGGCGGTGAACATATTCAGGTCGCACAACAGGCGGTAGAACAGCTATTTGGCGATGAATTGTAA
- a CDS encoding YniB family protein, producing the protein MTHQQASTVALIKRIAGIIIFIPAFISTIISVLKYLVAPKTNMQEMTAMIMDFLQVIIKIARQYTSFLEYFWVNSPIPDISNWSASGSVWFIVIFLLMFVGLALQASGARLAKRVYNVREGVRERAILEAMNGDEARSFKDLEKLISIPNTSIFAQFGLLYVSPVLWGIFIYIILYLINRL; encoded by the coding sequence ATGACTCACCAACAGGCCAGTACAGTCGCGTTGATTAAACGTATTGCTGGGATCATTATTTTTATTCCGGCATTTATATCGACGATCATCTCTGTACTGAAGTATCTGGTTGCACCTAAAACCAATATGCAAGAGATGACCGCAATGATTATGGATTTTCTACAGGTCATTATTAAAATTGCGCGTCAGTACACTTCATTTCTGGAGTATTTTTGGGTCAATTCCCCAATACCTGACATTAGTAATTGGTCTGCCAGCGGTAGCGTATGGTTCATTGTGATCTTCTTGCTAATGTTTGTCGGCTTGGCGCTACAGGCCTCCGGTGCTCGTTTGGCTAAGCGCGTGTATAACGTGAGAGAAGGGGTAAGAGAAAGAGCCATACTGGAAGCGATGAATGGCGATGAAGCCCGTTCATTCAAGGATCTGGAAAAACTGATCTCAATACCTAATACCTCAATCTTTGCCCAATTTGGGTTGTTGTATGTTTCTCCGGTTTTATGGGGTATTTTTATCTATATCATCCTGTATCTGATCAATCGGCTTTAA
- the cydH gene encoding cytochrome bd-I oxidase subunit CydH, translated as MNFGAFDTKVQEISWKNRFGVYIFVKRFTMIPVSNHVYIKEKDMSAELRWSLSTVVFALFVIVTYSLIAVTH; from the coding sequence ATGAATTTTGGCGCATTTGATACAAAAGTCCAAGAGATATCATGGAAAAATCGCTTTGGGGTATACATTTTTGTTAAGCGCTTTACAATGATTCCCGTGTCTAATCACGTTTACATAAAGGAAAAAGATATGTCTGCTGAATTGAGATGGTCACTGAGCACAGTAGTTTTCGCTTTATTTGTTATCGTTACTTACAGTCTGATTGCGGTAACTCACTAA
- the purR gene encoding HTH-type transcriptional repressor PurR: MATIKDVAKHAGVSTTTVSHVINKTRFVAEDTKAAVWAAIKELSYSPSAVARSLKVNNTKTIGLLATASGSPYFAEVIQAVEEACYKKGYTLILCNTQNDLEKQQAYLAMLAQKRVDGLLVMCSEYHPPLLSLLENYHAIPMMVMDWNKHSNFTDNIEDNGFHGGYLAARYLIDRGHREIATITGQLNEFTGRERHKGFLHALKEANIEILPEWIIEADFQPQEGYDGVMKLMKLKKRPTALFCGGDVIAMGALCAAGDMGFSVPEDISVIGYDNIRHTRFYNPPLTTIQQPKESLAVMALDMLLDRIINKRETSHSIELHPELVERKSVTDGPYLKK; the protein is encoded by the coding sequence ATGGCAACTATAAAAGATGTGGCAAAACATGCTGGTGTTTCAACCACCACGGTCTCCCACGTTATTAATAAAACGCGTTTTGTCGCTGAAGATACCAAAGCTGCCGTATGGGCAGCCATTAAAGAGCTTAGTTATTCACCCAGCGCCGTTGCCCGTAGTCTGAAGGTAAATAACACCAAAACCATTGGTCTGTTGGCTACCGCCAGCGGCTCACCCTATTTTGCCGAAGTGATTCAGGCGGTTGAAGAAGCCTGCTATAAAAAAGGCTATACGCTGATTTTATGTAACACACAAAACGACCTGGAAAAGCAACAGGCCTATCTGGCTATGTTGGCACAAAAGCGTGTTGATGGCCTGTTAGTCATGTGTTCCGAATATCATCCTCCGTTACTCTCACTGTTAGAGAATTACCACGCAATTCCTATGATGGTAATGGACTGGAACAAACACAGCAACTTTACCGATAATATCGAAGATAATGGCTTTCATGGTGGTTATCTGGCTGCCCGTTATTTGATAGATCGCGGCCATCGGGAAATCGCAACCATCACCGGTCAGCTAAATGAATTTACCGGCCGTGAGCGTCACAAAGGTTTTCTTCATGCACTGAAAGAAGCCAATATTGAGATTCTCCCTGAGTGGATTATCGAAGCAGACTTCCAACCTCAGGAAGGCTACGATGGCGTGATGAAACTTATGAAGCTGAAAAAACGCCCTACTGCCTTGTTCTGCGGTGGTGATGTTATTGCAATGGGCGCTCTGTGCGCTGCCGGAGATATGGGTTTTAGCGTACCAGAAGATATTTCAGTCATTGGTTATGACAACATTCGTCATACTCGTTTCTATAATCCACCGCTAACTACCATTCAACAGCCAAAAGAGAGTCTGGCTGTAATGGCGCTGGATATGTTATTAGACAGGATTATCAATAAGCGTGAAACGTCCCACTCTATTGAACTACACCCTGAACTGGTTGAACGAAAATCTGTTACTGATGGCCCTTATTTGAAAAAATAG